Proteins co-encoded in one Aerococcaceae bacterium DSM 111021 genomic window:
- a CDS encoding HIT family protein, translating to MEVCNMVLDPNCGYCQKGELLDEFGYLVGELETSLVIIFREQSHPGRIIVAYKEHVSEMVDITDEERNKYFADVNKVAKAMHKLFQPDKINYGAYGDGGSHLHFHLVPKYEGEFEWGTPFAMNPKETYLDEAAHEKMASDIRKELGI from the coding sequence ATGGAGGTATGTAATATGGTTTTAGATCCAAATTGTGGTTATTGTCAAAAAGGTGAATTATTAGATGAGTTTGGCTATCTGGTAGGTGAACTTGAAACGTCACTAGTAATCATTTTCCGTGAACAAAGTCATCCAGGACGTATCATTGTTGCGTATAAGGAGCATGTGAGCGAAATGGTTGATATTACAGATGAAGAGCGAAATAAATACTTTGCTGATGTAAATAAAGTTGCTAAAGCAATGCATAAACTTTTCCAACCTGACAAAATTAACTACGGTGCATACGGCGATGGCGGTTCGCACCTACACTTCCATCTTGTGCCTAAATATGAAGGCGAATTTGAGTGGGGAACGCCCTTTGCGATGAATCCTAAAGAAACATACCTCGATGAAGCAGCACATGAGAAGATGGCTTCTGATATTCGTAAAGAATTAGGAATTTAA